The proteins below come from a single Archangium lipolyticum genomic window:
- a CDS encoding HEAT repeat domain-containing protein, whose translation MAQTASNASQEPAMDPATREKVEAARNFTFHLLKGIKQIGMYRHNEARFPEFLARAQEALAEYTDRYGPLSLKVEQQNFMLHGEPIFSEDTPLPYKFFRDGIRQLIFRPGLTVQELVSFTLIALSEPERGAEDVMAQLWRAALEHLEYVMVEGFKMDEVSDQEVEVEVDKVVGYLYGRLKTNSDDYLRFARVNADDLDSKLDGVEQMRGLVVAGNYASDELKARLQKEISEEEGSRLFPKLVSAIFQVIEGGVDDTALLEDVFVQLLDAMLIQDDYAIINQLVLKMRAMAQRDTGGSIGKLLEYFVLKMGEEQRVMRLAEMLKTTRPRNPVDITRYIQVLDPSTVFSLLNALETIEVPENRVLVCDVLANFAKENPQPFVQRLEADRPQTVRDMVYILEKSDHPDRVKMFGLVLLNKNLAVKLEVMNIIARGRTPEARKLILEAINDPIAQVRMLAVRLLPEFDRDKAYVDLTRLMKDPNFEKKSTEERTAFYNALGSTALPGAISLMLQMLAVKPTLLNKKKVMEDKLLAVAGLAGACSIQSYKALQGVVEDKTQPVEILTAARKAMYQTKKILFGETAATEEA comes from the coding sequence ATGGCCCAGACAGCCAGCAACGCCTCCCAGGAACCCGCGATGGACCCGGCCACGCGGGAGAAGGTCGAGGCAGCGCGCAACTTCACCTTCCATCTGCTCAAGGGCATCAAGCAGATCGGCATGTACCGGCACAACGAGGCGCGCTTCCCCGAGTTCCTCGCCCGGGCCCAGGAGGCACTCGCCGAGTACACGGACAGGTATGGCCCGCTGTCACTCAAGGTGGAGCAGCAGAACTTCATGCTGCACGGCGAGCCGATCTTCTCCGAGGACACGCCGCTGCCCTACAAGTTCTTCCGGGACGGCATCCGCCAGCTCATCTTCCGGCCGGGCCTCACCGTGCAGGAGCTGGTGTCGTTCACCCTCATCGCCCTGTCCGAGCCGGAGCGCGGCGCCGAGGACGTGATGGCCCAGCTGTGGAGGGCGGCCCTGGAGCACCTCGAGTACGTGATGGTCGAGGGCTTCAAGATGGACGAGGTCTCCGACCAGGAGGTGGAGGTCGAGGTCGACAAGGTGGTGGGCTACCTGTACGGGCGTCTCAAGACGAACTCGGACGACTACCTGCGCTTCGCCCGCGTGAACGCGGACGACCTGGACTCCAAGCTGGATGGCGTGGAGCAGATGCGCGGCCTGGTGGTGGCCGGCAACTACGCCTCGGACGAGCTGAAGGCCCGGCTGCAGAAGGAGATCTCCGAGGAGGAGGGCTCCCGGCTCTTCCCCAAGCTGGTGAGCGCCATCTTCCAGGTGATCGAAGGCGGCGTGGACGACACGGCGCTGCTGGAGGATGTCTTCGTCCAGCTGCTGGATGCCATGCTCATCCAGGACGACTACGCCATCATCAACCAGCTGGTCCTGAAGATGCGGGCCATGGCGCAGCGGGACACGGGGGGCAGCATCGGCAAGCTGCTCGAGTACTTCGTCCTGAAGATGGGTGAGGAGCAGCGGGTGATGCGCCTGGCGGAGATGCTCAAGACGACACGCCCGCGCAATCCGGTGGACATCACCCGGTACATCCAGGTGTTGGATCCCTCCACCGTCTTCAGTCTGCTCAACGCGCTGGAGACGATCGAAGTCCCCGAGAACCGCGTGCTGGTGTGCGACGTGCTGGCGAACTTCGCCAAGGAGAACCCGCAGCCGTTCGTGCAGCGGCTGGAGGCGGATCGGCCGCAGACCGTGCGCGACATGGTCTACATCCTGGAGAAGAGCGACCACCCGGACCGGGTGAAGATGTTCGGCCTGGTGCTGCTCAACAAGAACCTCGCGGTGAAGCTGGAGGTGATGAACATCATCGCCCGCGGCCGCACCCCCGAGGCGCGCAAGCTCATCCTCGAGGCGATCAACGATCCCATCGCCCAGGTGCGCATGCTGGCGGTGCGCTTGCTGCCCGAGTTCGACCGCGACAAGGCCTACGTGGACCTGACGCGGCTGATGAAGGATCCGAACTTCGAGAAGAAGAGCACCGAGGAGCGCACGGCCTTCTACAACGCCCTGGGCTCCACGGCGCTGCCGGGCGCCATCTCGCTGATGTTGCAGATGCTGGCGGTGAAGCCGACGCTGCTCAACAAGAAGAAGGTGATGGAGGACAAGCTGCTGGCCGTGGCGGGCCTGGCGGGGGCGTGCTCCATCCAGTCCTACAAGGCCCTGCAGGGCGTGGTGGAGGACAAGACCCAGCCGGTCGAGATCCTCACCGCGGCGCGCAAGGCCATGTACCAGACGAAGAAGATCCTGTTCGGCGAGACAGCCGCCACCGAGGAGGCGTGA
- a CDS encoding HD-GYP domain-containing protein, with protein sequence MESNLKVTQGAAENLNEFGRGYSEKLQTLARGLVSGLYMLIRSVKMYDPENAVFEKPLLQLQDIVNQIISKEGRLELVGVKESFYLNNMLVKVDLNAIDNLRFLLGEMRAKDVGGISLNKPVSVPDLKNFIWIFSKEQSGVTEEDGLAGRKLLNMKVAKFSKLKEKLTRDDLQNPDDQKVDRKKYALTVYARAVFFITKYLESVREGKPLNTSKALRLVQDFVDISFEQKTHFLGMTTMKRESDYLVYHQVNVCLMSIVFGQELGLTKAQLRDLGYIALFHDAGMITIPDELATKRGALSAEEKTLIQKAPLISIRNILMEKGFSRSTLLRVVTTFEHKADFGTAVRDGRGTIQMIIPKTNLGVYAKIIAICDAYDALTSKRPYRDAYGPEVALMLMWTEMRHKFDPELLQVFMRVMAIQPVKVLSRRQQSMTLGGI encoded by the coding sequence CTGGAGAGCAACCTGAAGGTCACCCAGGGCGCGGCGGAGAACCTCAACGAGTTCGGCCGCGGCTACTCGGAGAAGCTGCAGACGCTGGCGCGCGGGCTCGTGTCGGGCCTCTACATGCTGATCCGCTCGGTGAAGATGTACGACCCGGAGAACGCGGTCTTCGAGAAGCCGCTGCTGCAGCTCCAGGACATCGTCAATCAGATCATCTCCAAGGAAGGCCGGCTGGAGCTGGTGGGCGTCAAGGAGTCCTTCTACCTCAACAACATGCTGGTGAAGGTGGACCTCAACGCCATCGACAACCTGCGCTTCCTGCTGGGGGAGATGCGGGCCAAGGACGTGGGGGGCATCTCGCTGAACAAGCCCGTCTCGGTGCCGGACCTGAAGAACTTCATCTGGATCTTCAGCAAGGAGCAGTCGGGCGTCACCGAGGAGGACGGGCTGGCGGGCCGCAAGCTGCTCAACATGAAGGTCGCCAAGTTCTCCAAGCTCAAGGAGAAGCTGACCCGGGACGACCTGCAGAACCCGGACGACCAGAAGGTGGACCGCAAGAAGTACGCGCTGACGGTCTACGCGCGCGCGGTGTTCTTCATCACCAAGTACCTGGAGTCGGTGCGGGAGGGCAAACCGCTCAACACCAGCAAGGCGCTGCGGCTGGTGCAGGACTTCGTGGACATCTCCTTCGAGCAGAAGACTCACTTCCTGGGGATGACCACGATGAAGCGGGAGTCGGATTATCTCGTGTACCACCAGGTGAACGTGTGCCTGATGAGCATCGTGTTCGGGCAGGAGCTGGGGCTGACCAAGGCCCAGCTCCGGGACCTGGGCTACATCGCGCTCTTCCACGACGCGGGCATGATCACCATCCCCGACGAGCTGGCCACCAAGCGCGGGGCGCTCAGCGCCGAGGAGAAGACACTCATCCAGAAGGCCCCGCTCATCTCCATCCGCAACATCCTGATGGAGAAGGGCTTCTCGCGCTCGACGCTGCTGCGCGTGGTGACGACGTTCGAGCACAAGGCGGACTTCGGCACGGCGGTGCGCGACGGGCGCGGCACCATCCAGATGATCATCCCGAAGACGAACCTCGGGGTGTACGCGAAGATCATCGCCATCTGTGACGCGTACGACGCGCTGACGTCCAAGCGCCCCTACCGCGACGCCTACGGCCCCGAAGTGGCGCTGATGCTGATGTGGACGGAGATGCGCCACAAGTTCGACCCGGAGCTGCTCCAGGTCTTCATGCGCGTCATGGCCATCCAGCCCGTGAAGGTCCTCAGCCGCAGGCAGCAGTCCATGACCCTCGGCGGTATCTAG
- a CDS encoding TetR/AcrR family transcriptional regulator codes for MGRIPGARNRDHDEARSRLLQRVTQQMLAAGGTHPSMRTLAEGAGVDPGTLRHYFGDRRGVMQAAFEHLLQFGRERQVWARGLAELPAREAFKQLLEQVAAAWTGALGGMHAAGFSEGMADSELGQIYVSAILEPTLHSVEELLLIFHARGELSVPDARVAALALMSPVLLALFHQHQLQGRRCRPLALPSFVEQHLDGFMKGYSK; via the coding sequence ATGGGAAGGATACCCGGCGCGCGCAACCGCGATCATGACGAGGCCCGTTCGCGGCTGCTGCAGCGCGTCACCCAACAAATGCTCGCGGCGGGAGGCACGCACCCGAGCATGAGGACGCTCGCGGAGGGCGCCGGGGTGGATCCGGGCACGCTGCGGCACTACTTCGGTGATCGCCGGGGCGTGATGCAGGCCGCCTTCGAGCATCTGTTGCAATTCGGGCGGGAGCGTCAGGTCTGGGCCAGGGGCCTGGCGGAGCTGCCCGCGCGAGAGGCCTTCAAGCAGCTGCTCGAGCAGGTCGCCGCCGCGTGGACGGGGGCGCTGGGCGGCATGCACGCCGCGGGCTTCTCCGAGGGCATGGCCGACTCGGAGCTCGGGCAGATCTACGTCTCCGCGATCCTCGAGCCCACGCTCCACTCCGTCGAGGAGCTGCTGCTCATCTTCCACGCGCGCGGCGAGCTGTCGGTGCCGGATGCACGCGTCGCGGCGCTCGCGCTGATGTCGCCGGTGCTGCTGGCGCTCTTCCACCAGCACCAGTTGCAGGGCCGCCGCTGCCGTCCCCTCGCCCTGCCCTCCTTCGTCGAGCAGCACCTCGATGGATTCATGAAGGGTTACTCGAAGTAA
- the sugE gene encoding quaternary ammonium compound efflux SMR transporter SugE: MAWVMLVVAGLLEICWAIGLKYTEGFTRLVPSILTLIALTASMGLLALAARSLPIGTAYAVWVGIGALGAAVLGIFLFHEPATPARLFFLAMLLTAIIGLKLTSGGEH; encoded by the coding sequence ATGGCATGGGTCATGCTCGTCGTCGCCGGGTTGTTGGAAATCTGCTGGGCCATCGGGCTCAAGTACACCGAGGGCTTCACCCGCCTCGTCCCCAGCATCCTGACCCTCATCGCGCTCACCGCCAGCATGGGACTGCTGGCACTCGCGGCCCGGAGCCTGCCCATTGGCACGGCCTACGCCGTGTGGGTGGGCATTGGTGCCCTGGGCGCGGCCGTGCTGGGCATCTTCCTGTTCCACGAGCCCGCCACCCCGGCGCGCCTCTTCTTCCTCGCGATGCTGCTGACGGCCATCATCGGCCTGAAGCTCACTTCGGGCGGGGAACACTGA
- a CDS encoding RluA family pseudouridine synthase translates to MVAPDAREHRAPPEARGERLDQFLSRAFTDLTRSRIQGLIEAGHAQVDGKPAKASLRLKGGELLSLLVPAPVPAIPVAEELPVTVLHEDRDLVVVDKAAGMVVHPGAGHASGTLVNALLHRVKDLAGVGGELRPGIVHRLDKDTTGCLVVAKHEKALVALQKAFKTRAVEKTYLALVHGVPKAAEARIETLYGRHPVNRQRFTGKVKEGKPAITVYRVLESFEGAALVEVDLLTGRTHQIRAHLSEAGHPLLCDALYGAGRKAKGRAVEAQEVLGRQALHAWKLAFPHPRTGKVLHVEAPLPADFEAALKLLRDVPSPSGRGPG, encoded by the coding sequence TTGGTAGCCCCGGACGCGCGAGAGCACCGAGCCCCGCCCGAAGCCCGGGGTGAGCGGCTGGATCAGTTCCTTTCGCGCGCCTTCACGGATCTCACGCGCTCGCGCATCCAGGGCCTCATCGAGGCCGGTCATGCACAGGTCGACGGCAAGCCCGCGAAAGCCTCCCTGCGCCTGAAAGGTGGCGAGCTGCTCTCCCTGCTGGTTCCCGCTCCGGTGCCGGCCATCCCGGTGGCCGAGGAGCTGCCTGTCACGGTGCTCCACGAGGATCGGGATCTCGTCGTGGTGGACAAGGCGGCGGGGATGGTGGTGCACCCGGGAGCGGGCCACGCCTCGGGGACGCTGGTCAACGCGCTGCTGCACCGGGTGAAGGATCTGGCCGGGGTGGGTGGTGAGCTGCGCCCGGGCATCGTCCACCGGCTGGACAAGGACACCACGGGCTGCCTGGTGGTGGCCAAGCACGAGAAGGCGCTGGTGGCGCTGCAGAAGGCCTTCAAGACGCGCGCGGTGGAGAAGACGTACCTGGCGCTGGTGCACGGGGTGCCCAAGGCCGCCGAGGCGCGCATCGAGACGCTCTACGGCCGGCACCCGGTGAACCGCCAACGCTTCACCGGCAAGGTGAAGGAGGGCAAGCCCGCGATTACGGTCTACCGCGTGCTCGAGTCGTTCGAGGGCGCGGCGTTGGTGGAGGTGGACCTGCTGACCGGCCGCACGCATCAGATCCGCGCGCACCTGTCCGAGGCGGGCCATCCGCTGCTGTGTGACGCGCTGTACGGCGCGGGCCGCAAGGCGAAGGGCAGGGCGGTGGAGGCGCAGGAGGTGCTGGGCCGGCAGGCGCTGCACGCGTGGAAGCTGGCCTTCCCGCACCCGCGAACGGGGAAGGTGCTGCACGTGGAGGCCCCGCTGCCCGCGGACTTCGAGGCCGCGCTGAAGCTCCTGCGCGATGTCCCCTCTCCCTCTGGGAGAGGGCCAGGGTGA
- a CDS encoding helix-turn-helix domain-containing protein, producing MSAMKHFEQQSYYELLEVPVTASEDQILDAYARAMETYSPDSIAVYSLVDPDQLESLRQRLSQALEVLSELDRRLEYDRKIGVTRSDEELARLRAESLKRAAGSSEERKPANGAGEPPAAVAAPAEPPGVKPTGATGAQAVVAEPVEEEPVIELEAVAEESPSTGKEPAPEPPAPEVHVAPPSVGTPPVAQEASVMPPAPAEPVPPAPEQPAASRPAAVAPQGPRPAIHSRPARPGSVVPPPLPPRNGGLRPPIATRAEAGAQPTPVQPAPERARGVIRPPPGQQLGDAPVLSQAAAIATAESALAQVAVKARDSRTRLKTVVDIPSDAEFNGELLRRVREGRNISLQMLADRTRISTRHVESIEADRYDSLPASVYLRGMLMSIARELGLDPLRVSRSYMTLVASGEKNRR from the coding sequence ATGTCCGCCATGAAGCACTTCGAGCAGCAGTCCTACTACGAGCTCCTGGAGGTGCCCGTCACCGCCTCGGAGGATCAGATCCTCGACGCGTACGCGCGCGCGATGGAGACGTACTCGCCCGACTCCATCGCGGTGTACTCCCTGGTGGATCCGGATCAGCTGGAGTCGCTGCGCCAGCGCCTCAGCCAGGCCCTGGAGGTCCTCTCCGAGCTGGATCGCCGCCTCGAGTACGACCGGAAGATCGGCGTGACGCGGTCCGACGAGGAGCTGGCCCGCTTGCGCGCGGAGTCACTGAAGCGCGCGGCCGGGTCCAGTGAAGAGCGGAAGCCCGCGAACGGGGCAGGGGAGCCGCCCGCCGCGGTGGCCGCCCCGGCCGAGCCGCCGGGCGTCAAGCCCACCGGGGCCACCGGGGCGCAAGCAGTCGTGGCCGAGCCGGTGGAAGAGGAGCCGGTCATCGAGCTGGAGGCGGTGGCCGAGGAGAGCCCCTCCACCGGCAAGGAGCCCGCTCCGGAGCCGCCCGCGCCCGAGGTCCACGTGGCCCCTCCGAGCGTCGGCACGCCTCCTGTGGCCCAGGAGGCCAGCGTGATGCCGCCGGCTCCGGCCGAGCCCGTGCCTCCCGCTCCGGAGCAGCCCGCGGCCTCCAGGCCGGCCGCTGTCGCCCCTCAGGGTCCCCGGCCGGCCATCCATTCCCGTCCGGCGCGCCCGGGTTCGGTGGTTCCGCCCCCGCTGCCGCCGCGCAATGGAGGGCTCCGGCCTCCCATCGCCACGCGTGCGGAGGCGGGTGCCCAGCCCACGCCCGTCCAGCCCGCGCCAGAGAGGGCGAGGGGAGTCATTCGTCCGCCCCCTGGCCAGCAGCTCGGTGACGCCCCCGTGCTGTCGCAGGCCGCGGCCATCGCCACCGCCGAGTCGGCGCTGGCCCAGGTGGCGGTCAAAGCGCGCGACTCGCGCACCCGGCTCAAGACCGTCGTCGACATCCCCTCGGATGCCGAGTTCAACGGGGAACTGCTGCGCCGCGTGCGCGAGGGCCGCAACATCTCCTTGCAGATGCTCGCGGACCGGACGCGCATCTCGACCCGTCACGTGGAGAGCATCGAGGCGGACCGCTACGACAGCCTGCCCGCCTCCGTCTATCTGCGCGGCATGCTGATGAGCATCGCTCGCGAGCTGGGCCTGGATCCGCTCCGGGTGTCGAGGAGCTACATGACGCTCGTCGCATCCGGTGAGAAAAACCGCCGCTGA
- a CDS encoding P-loop NTPase: MIAVGGGKGGIGKSLVSANLGVALASRGQRVLLVDADLGGANLHTCLGVGQPTATLSDFMLRPKARLEDVIVPTGVPNLSLIAGALDVLDAANIKYAQKQRLLRGLQTQTVDYLIIDLGAGSSFNTLDFFIIADHGVLVLLPEPTSVENAYRFVKAAFYRRLQQVESEYGIERLVEKALSTREGAARTPFQIIQHVRQHSPTLADRLEKELAAFRVKLVLNQARTDGDLNVGTAVVSAWKKFFGLEMDDLGAIRYDDEAWRAVRRRRPIVLDKPESPAAMGIQSIADRLLALDGVTG, from the coding sequence ATCATCGCGGTGGGAGGCGGCAAGGGCGGTATCGGCAAGTCACTCGTCTCCGCCAACCTCGGCGTCGCGCTGGCCTCGAGGGGCCAGCGGGTCCTGCTGGTGGACGCGGACCTGGGTGGCGCCAACCTCCACACCTGTCTGGGCGTCGGTCAGCCCACGGCCACGTTGTCGGACTTCATGCTGCGCCCCAAGGCGCGGCTGGAGGACGTCATCGTCCCCACGGGCGTGCCCAACCTGTCGCTGATCGCCGGCGCGCTGGACGTGCTGGACGCGGCCAACATCAAATACGCCCAGAAGCAGCGGCTGCTGCGCGGCCTGCAGACCCAGACGGTGGACTACCTCATCATCGACCTGGGCGCGGGCTCCAGCTTCAACACGCTCGACTTCTTCATCATCGCCGACCACGGCGTGCTGGTGCTGCTGCCCGAGCCCACCTCGGTGGAGAACGCCTACCGCTTCGTCAAGGCCGCCTTCTACCGGCGGCTCCAGCAGGTGGAGTCGGAGTACGGCATCGAGCGCCTGGTGGAGAAGGCCCTGTCCACCCGCGAGGGCGCCGCGCGCACGCCCTTCCAGATCATCCAGCACGTGCGCCAGCACAGCCCCACGCTCGCCGACAGGCTCGAGAAGGAGCTGGCCGCCTTCCGCGTGAAGCTGGTGCTCAACCAGGCCCGTACCGATGGAGACTTGAACGTGGGCACCGCGGTGGTATCCGCCTGGAAGAAGTTCTTTGGCCTGGAGATGGATGACCTCGGGGCCATCCGCTACGACGACGAGGCCTGGCGCGCGGTGCGCAGGCGCCGGCCCATCGTGCTCGACAAGCCCGAGTCTCCTGCCGCCATGGGTATCCAGAGCATCGCCGACCGCCTGCTGGCGCTCGACGGGGTGACGGGGTGA
- a CDS encoding HNH endonuclease, translated as MLNSAVLVLNRNYQPVHVTSVKRALSLLYLGVAKAIDTQYRLYEFKDWAELSASAPHDSINTINRRIRVPRVVVLSAYEYLPRGRVRFSRLNIYARDHDTCQYCARTLPRSELNLDHVVPRSQGGKTSWENVVCSCVPCNLKKGGRTPEQAHMKLLKVPMRPRWTPLFRGASRRVTYREWLPFLNLADASYWNVELLDD; from the coding sequence ATGTTGAACAGCGCCGTTCTCGTCCTGAACCGGAACTACCAACCGGTCCATGTCACCTCGGTGAAGCGGGCCCTCTCGTTGCTCTATCTGGGCGTCGCGAAGGCCATCGACACGCAGTACCGCCTCTATGAGTTCAAGGACTGGGCCGAGCTGAGCGCCAGTGCCCCGCACGACAGCATCAACACCATCAACCGGCGCATCCGCGTACCCCGCGTGGTGGTGCTCTCCGCCTACGAGTACCTGCCGCGCGGCCGGGTCCGCTTCTCCCGCCTCAACATCTACGCGCGCGACCACGACACCTGCCAGTACTGCGCCCGGACGCTGCCGCGCTCGGAGCTGAACCTGGATCACGTGGTGCCCCGCTCCCAGGGTGGCAAGACGAGCTGGGAGAACGTGGTGTGCTCGTGCGTGCCCTGCAACCTGAAGAAGGGCGGCCGCACGCCGGAGCAGGCGCACATGAAGCTCCTCAAGGTGCCCATGCGGCCCCGCTGGACGCCCCTCTTCCGGGGTGCCTCGCGCCGCGTCACCTACCGTGAGTGGCTGCCGTTCCTGAACCTGGCCGATGCCTCGTACTGGAACGTGGAGCTGCTCGACGACTGA